The Thermoproteales archaeon DNA segment TTCTCTACCTTGATGATAGAACAACAACGGCTCTTCCCAAGAAATTCTAGTTCTATGCTTTAAGTATTCCCGTGAGAACTTTTTCACGTCAATTTCTCTTCCAACATTATACGCTACGATGCTATATCGGATCAAGTTATCAGTCCCTGATACCATTCAACGAATGAATGAAATATATATTCGTTGCTAGAACGCGGGAATATAGGAAAGCAGTTGTTTACCATATCCACTCAACATAAGCAATCCGAGACCTATGAGTAGTATTCCTGCTATTTTTTCCAGTAATCTGCCTCGACGCGCCATTTTCCTCCTCATAATCTTCTCTTCCTTTTTTCTTTTTCTGCTTTTGATTTTTTGGTCAGCCTTTTCTATTATTCTTGCAAGTATAAAAATAGACGCTGCAAACCCGATAGCGTAAACTAGCATTATTAAAAATCCTTCTAGAGCACCCCCTATGATAATAACGCATGCTAAAACTGATCCCAGCATAGGTCCAATGCAGGGAGACCATAGAAAACCCAATAGAAAACCTGTCATAAATCCTCCTGCATAACCTCCGGTTTTCTCAAGTTTTTTACCTGCAATACTGGTTAAGAAGAAGGTGGTTTTTATGAAGTAACGATTCAACTTATCGCTTACGAGTAAGAACCCCATAGCAATAAT contains these protein-coding regions:
- a CDS encoding cytochrome c biogenesis protein CcdA, translating into YMTVEELKEYLLISLEIAGDTGLKIEDQNFQKPTENATAVERHIQDRKTSLLLTLPLVFGAGVVSAFSPCILPLLPIFVSLQLRSDRKMALLVNAGFIINLSILGMLIGNLGNILLPMQSTLERIAYIVIIAMGFLLVSDKLNRYFIKTTFFLTSIAGKKLEKTGGYAGGFMTGFLLGFLWSPCIGPMLGSVLACVIIIGGALEGFLIMLVYAIGFAASIFILARIIEKADQKIKSRKRKKEEKIMRRKMARRGRLLEKIAGILLIGLGLLMLSGYGKQLLSYIPAF